From Neosynechococcus sphagnicola sy1, one genomic window encodes:
- a CDS encoding CHASE2 domain-containing protein: MSFKFISGWRRHWSAARLDVRSGRLEKSELLVIAITAVVVSGVLLGMRQLGWLQPMELLAYDQMVRLRHDRGPDPRLLVVGITEDDINHFAKRWPLPDQVLADAIARIQLHQPRAIGLDIWRNVPNEPGHQALLRQFQAPNVFVITKIGDVPPPPSFLQAKNQIGSNDVAIDPDGVLRRNLLFPSTNDPVYLPFSEDGVFYALSLRLALAYLAVEGIYPQASPTNPNYLKLGRAVFVPLRYHAGGYQNIDAARNDQDVRGYQSLINYGSRNPAPQVSLRALLEGKVSPDLIQNKIVLVGAVALSTKDLFLTPYSAGDTSKNAVMPGVMIHAQAISQILDAAHGQQTLFWFWPEWAEVVWIIGWTLMGGGLAWLIQHPMSLGLSGVLMLGVLLGITFSIFTQDGWIPLAAPGLGVVMMGIALVTYRAYQAQQQQQIVMTLLGQNASPAIAAALWHDRDKLLKSGKLPGQKLTASILFTDVVGFSTISEQVSPEFLLEWLNEYLAMLTREVLTHHGIINKFTGDGIMAVFGVPVARTTAAEIANDAIEAVHCALAMERRLQELNQIWQTQGRTAIKMRVGIYTGPVVVGSLGSKDRLEYGVIGDSVNIASRLESCQKERQVGICRVLIAEETLVHLQEQFCVEPWGLMELKGKQQMVNVYRVVAVQENSLTPKNSEESSSPLQA, translated from the coding sequence GTGAGTTTCAAGTTTATCTCTGGATGGCGACGGCACTGGTCAGCAGCAAGGCTGGATGTCAGATCGGGTCGTCTGGAGAAATCGGAACTCTTGGTGATTGCCATCACAGCAGTGGTGGTCAGTGGCGTACTCTTAGGAATGCGTCAACTCGGCTGGCTACAACCGATGGAGCTGCTGGCCTATGACCAAATGGTGCGGCTCCGTCATGATCGGGGGCCTGATCCTCGCCTATTGGTGGTGGGAATTACGGAAGATGACATCAATCACTTTGCCAAGCGGTGGCCGCTGCCGGATCAAGTACTGGCAGACGCGATCGCGCGCATACAGTTGCACCAACCCAGGGCAATTGGTTTAGATATCTGGCGGAATGTGCCGAATGAACCGGGACATCAAGCATTGCTGCGGCAATTTCAGGCTCCTAATGTATTTGTGATTACGAAGATTGGAGATGTGCCGCCACCGCCCAGTTTCCTCCAAGCGAAAAACCAGATTGGTTCCAATGATGTTGCCATTGATCCAGATGGGGTGTTACGGCGTAACCTCCTGTTCCCCTCCACCAATGACCCAGTCTATCTGCCCTTTTCGGAAGATGGGGTTTTCTATGCCTTATCTTTGAGATTGGCGCTAGCCTATTTAGCCGTGGAGGGGATCTATCCTCAAGCCAGTCCTACCAATCCTAATTACTTAAAGTTGGGTCGTGCGGTGTTTGTTCCCCTGCGATATCATGCCGGCGGATACCAAAACATTGATGCCGCCCGCAACGATCAAGATGTCAGAGGCTATCAATCTTTGATCAACTACGGATCGCGCAATCCAGCACCTCAAGTGTCTTTGAGAGCCTTATTGGAAGGGAAGGTCAGCCCTGATCTGATTCAGAACAAGATTGTGCTAGTCGGCGCGGTTGCTCTGAGTACCAAGGATTTATTTCTAACGCCCTATAGTGCCGGAGACACCTCAAAGAATGCGGTGATGCCAGGGGTGATGATCCACGCCCAGGCAATTAGCCAAATTTTAGATGCAGCCCACGGTCAGCAAACGCTGTTCTGGTTCTGGCCGGAATGGGCAGAGGTGGTTTGGATTATTGGCTGGACTCTGATGGGGGGAGGGTTAGCATGGCTAATTCAACATCCTATGAGCCTTGGTCTCAGTGGTGTACTCATGCTGGGAGTTCTGCTGGGGATCACATTTTCAATCTTCACCCAGGACGGATGGATCCCCTTGGCCGCTCCGGGGTTGGGGGTGGTAATGATGGGAATCGCGTTAGTTACCTATCGCGCCTATCAAGCACAACAGCAACAGCAGATCGTCATGACCCTCCTGGGTCAAAATGCCTCCCCCGCGATCGCTGCTGCTTTGTGGCATGACAGAGATAAACTCCTAAAATCCGGCAAGTTGCCGGGGCAAAAACTGACTGCGAGTATCCTGTTTACGGATGTAGTGGGCTTCAGTACAATTTCTGAGCAGGTGAGTCCGGAATTTCTGCTGGAGTGGTTGAATGAATACTTGGCAATGCTGACACGGGAAGTTCTGACGCACCACGGCATCATCAACAAGTTTACAGGTGATGGCATTATGGCAGTGTTTGGCGTTCCGGTCGCACGGACAACGGCTGCAGAAATTGCAAATGATGCAATAGAGGCGGTGCATTGTGCATTAGCGATGGAGCGTCGGCTTCAGGAACTCAATCAGATCTGGCAAACACAAGGTCGGACAGCGATTAAGATGCGCGTCGGAATTTACACAGGTCCCGTCGTCGTGGGGAGTCTTGGGAGTAAAGATCGGTTGGAGTATGGGGTGATTGGGGACAGTGTCAACATTGCGTCTCGGCTGGAGAGCTGCCAAAAAGAACGTCAAGTCGGTATTTGCCGGGTCTTAATCGCGGAAGAGACCCTCGTACATCTTCAAGAACAATTTTGTGTGGAACCCTGGGGATTAATGGAGTTGAAAGGGAAGCAGCAGATGGTGAATGTCTATCGGGTGGTAGCGGTGCAGGAAAATTCTTTAACGCCTAAAAATTCTGAGGAAAGCAGCTCACCTCTGCAAGCCTAG
- a CDS encoding CHAT domain-containing protein yields the protein MKQLGLLLTFLPLWLLLLPELAQAQSITAAPDGTGSLIILQGNRYDITGGQRSGDGNNLFHSFSQFDLNPGEVANFLSTPTIQNILGRVTGGSPSVIQGLIQVTGGSSNLYLMNPAGIIFGANARLDVPGSFTATTANGIGLGDRWFNAVGSNHYPDLVGIPNSFAFTMQQPGSIINAGDLEVFQGRTLTLVAGTVVSTGQLSAPGGQVVVATVPGESWVHLSQPGMVLSLEIESGNALSTQVPDLPTLAPLTLPQLLTGGNSNHATGLTLNADGSVQLTGSGLRVETGDVTATDVTAGTAHLQASNNLTLPDSQLHTTGDLNLFAQNTVRIRDSIAQPFLAVVGGDLTIRGNQQIDILALNHPDTVPFQVGGNLSLVSDGLIAADTYMTSGGNIRFLTLTGEPGRIVSFSDPVMTATGDVSLGDYTGVSLKVVAGGNISYGTIVIDGIDPDVDPTQPALFFTAGGSIMGSGKVSTTVPGGGLLVDFQAAQNILTSEITTQGGSITFNSDKGQITVEGALRAGSFIGDGEDISLSAMGDISTQGVRSRSRQGNGGNISLTSLAGSIDTTGEDLLTAAANGMGGTITLTAADTILTSNLLSSGGLGGGAITLSSTNGAIDTSTGVLDSSSTAGDAGAIALNATTSVKTGNLTAVSTADTAANGGTILVQAGKGLVTSDLNTSSVAGQGGAITLSAAGQLVTGNLVSTGSLGGGSLTVSSQLGSVATGNLNTSSEQGSGGGIALTSLGSVTTGNVASFSTAAAAGSGGNVRVQATGAVLMGAVNTSSAASNGGSVSIGMGETNPTAIMVDSINTQSFGFGQGGSVALNSASWVRVTGSFLDQNGILASISTAGKSGGGVIALTAQGGGINLPFVMGDATVNGTAAALTTGVNNTISPFQSFTASYLQGQPPSEIAITLSPPEPIPAASAVPTPVPEPGVGIAQDLQQQTPVAEVQTTDSATPFQQQAATADVLTAELTTVASNLVIRNLEVSLTEDYTDYLGLPPNIPGKSLVEAKTLLARMEQLTGIKSALIYANFIPTEVQLGAASAKPLPQASDALELVVVTAEGDPIRKQFPQVVRSQVLATARAFRLDVSDPRQTRTQTYLPTAQLLYRWLVAPLEVELKAQKVTNLVFLMDAGLRTMPLAALHDGQQFLIEKFSLSLMPSLSLVDLRPSNLKGAQVLGMGVSQSTQGQVPLPSVPIELSTIGELWPGQSFLNENTTLENLQKARSQKNFQIIHLATHGEFKPGPLGNSYIQLWGERLHLDQMRRLGLSAPAVDLLTLSACKTAVGNEQAELGFAGMAVLSGVKTVVASLWYVSDAATAALMAEFYNRLKTAKTTSEALQQAQIAMARGEIYLQQDRLTGLGFVDSLLLPAASGNLPDQNFAHPYYWAAFTVVGNPW from the coding sequence GTGAAACAGTTGGGTTTGCTGCTAACATTCTTACCCCTATGGCTCCTCCTGCTCCCAGAACTAGCCCAGGCTCAATCCATCACAGCAGCACCCGATGGTACGGGTTCCCTCATCATCCTCCAGGGTAACCGCTATGACATCACTGGGGGGCAGCGCTCAGGGGACGGCAACAATCTTTTTCATAGCTTTTCCCAGTTTGATCTCAATCCGGGGGAGGTGGCCAATTTTCTCTCCACCCCCACCATTCAAAATATCCTGGGGCGAGTAACAGGGGGAAGTCCCTCGGTGATTCAAGGCTTGATCCAAGTCACCGGAGGATCTTCTAACTTATATCTTATGAATCCCGCTGGGATTATTTTTGGTGCCAACGCCCGTCTGGATGTGCCAGGTTCATTTACAGCCACAACGGCTAATGGCATTGGCTTGGGCGATCGCTGGTTCAATGCGGTCGGGAGCAATCACTACCCGGATCTGGTGGGCATCCCTAACAGCTTTGCCTTCACCATGCAACAACCCGGCAGTATTATTAACGCTGGAGATTTAGAGGTTTTCCAGGGAAGGACGCTGACTCTGGTGGCTGGAACCGTTGTTAGCACAGGACAGCTCAGTGCTCCCGGCGGCCAGGTAGTGGTCGCTACAGTTCCAGGGGAAAGCTGGGTACATCTAAGTCAGCCAGGGATGGTGTTGAGTCTAGAAATAGAGAGTGGAAATGCTCTCTCGACGCAGGTTCCCGACCTGCCAACCCTCGCCCCCCTCACGTTACCGCAACTCTTGACGGGTGGAAATAGCAATCATGCCACTGGCTTGACCTTGAATGCCGATGGGTCGGTTCAGCTCACAGGGTCAGGGCTGCGGGTGGAGACCGGGGATGTCACAGCAACGGATGTCACGGCTGGGACGGCTCACCTCCAAGCCAGCAACAACCTCACCCTCCCTGACAGTCAACTGCACACTACGGGTGATCTGAATCTCTTCGCCCAAAACACGGTGCGGATTCGGGATAGCATTGCCCAACCTTTCTTGGCAGTGGTCGGGGGAGATCTGACCATTCGGGGCAACCAACAAATTGATATCTTGGCGCTCAATCATCCGGATACGGTGCCGTTTCAGGTGGGAGGAAACCTTTCTCTGGTGAGTGATGGCCTGATTGCCGCTGATACCTATATGACGAGTGGCGGCAACATCCGGTTTTTGACTCTTACGGGTGAGCCGGGTCGGATAGTCAGTTTCTCTGACCCTGTGATGACGGCTACTGGTGACGTTAGCCTCGGTGACTACACAGGAGTTTCGCTCAAGGTGGTTGCTGGCGGCAATATTTCCTATGGCACAATTGTGATTGATGGGATTGATCCCGATGTTGACCCTACCCAACCGGCACTATTCTTCACCGCTGGCGGCTCGATTATGGGGAGTGGCAAGGTCTCTACCACTGTACCGGGTGGCGGATTGCTGGTTGATTTTCAGGCAGCTCAGAATATTCTCACGAGCGAGATCACAACCCAGGGAGGTAGTATTACCTTCAACAGCGACAAGGGGCAAATCACTGTTGAGGGGGCATTACGAGCAGGGTCTTTCATTGGCGATGGAGAAGATATCAGCCTCTCTGCCATGGGAGACATTAGCACCCAAGGCGTCAGAAGTCGATCGAGGCAGGGGAACGGAGGCAATATTAGTCTGACCAGTCTGGCAGGCAGTATTGATACAACAGGCGAAGATCTCCTCACCGCTGCCGCGAATGGAATGGGTGGCACCATTACCCTTACTGCTGCTGACACGATTCTCACGAGTAATCTTTTGTCATCGGGGGGGCTAGGTGGTGGTGCTATTACTCTTTCTAGTACAAATGGTGCGATCGATACCAGCACTGGGGTATTAGATAGTTCCTCGACGGCCGGGGATGCTGGGGCGATCGCCCTCAATGCCACAACCAGCGTTAAAACCGGCAATCTCACCGCGGTTTCAACCGCTGATACCGCAGCCAATGGGGGCACCATTCTGGTGCAGGCAGGGAAGGGACTGGTGACCAGTGATCTCAATACGAGTTCGGTCGCGGGTCAGGGAGGAGCAATTACCCTGAGTGCCGCTGGTCAACTTGTTACGGGCAACCTCGTATCCACGGGGTCGCTGGGGGGTGGCAGTCTAACGGTGAGTAGCCAGCTGGGTTCCGTTGCCACGGGCAACCTCAATACGAGTTCTGAGCAGGGGAGCGGGGGCGGTATCGCTCTGACTAGTCTGGGAAGTGTCACAACGGGCAATGTGGCTTCATTTTCCACGGCGGCAGCGGCGGGAAGTGGGGGCAATGTTCGGGTGCAAGCAACTGGGGCAGTTCTCATGGGTGCAGTGAATACCAGTTCTGCTGCCAGTAACGGTGGGTCTGTAAGCATCGGTATGGGGGAAACCAATCCCACAGCGATTATGGTTGACTCTATTAATACCCAAAGTTTTGGCTTCGGCCAAGGCGGAAGTGTTGCCCTGAACTCCGCATCTTGGGTGCGGGTGACCGGCAGTTTCCTGGATCAAAATGGCATCCTTGCCAGCATCTCCACCGCTGGGAAGTCTGGAGGGGGAGTGATCGCTTTGACCGCCCAAGGTGGCGGGATCAACCTACCCTTTGTGATGGGGGATGCAACGGTGAATGGGACAGCAGCAGCCCTGACCACAGGGGTCAACAATACAATTTCCCCCTTCCAGAGCTTCACAGCGTCCTATCTCCAGGGACAACCACCTAGTGAGATTGCCATTACGTTGTCCCCCCCAGAGCCTATCCCAGCTGCATCAGCTGTCCCCACACCCGTTCCTGAACCAGGGGTGGGGATTGCCCAAGATTTGCAACAACAAACCCCTGTTGCCGAGGTGCAAACCACCGATAGCGCCACCCCATTCCAGCAGCAGGCAGCAACGGCGGATGTACTAACCGCTGAACTGACAACAGTTGCCAGTAATCTGGTGATCAGGAACTTAGAAGTGAGTTTGACAGAGGACTATACCGACTACCTGGGTCTTCCCCCTAATATTCCCGGTAAGAGCTTAGTAGAGGCCAAAACCCTGCTGGCAAGAATGGAGCAACTGACGGGGATTAAGTCAGCCCTGATCTACGCCAACTTTATTCCCACTGAGGTGCAACTGGGAGCCGCTTCCGCTAAGCCTCTCCCCCAAGCCAGTGATGCTCTGGAATTGGTGGTAGTCACTGCTGAAGGCGATCCCATTCGCAAGCAGTTCCCTCAGGTTGTTCGTTCCCAAGTGTTGGCAACTGCCAGGGCTTTCCGCTTAGATGTCTCTGATCCCCGTCAGACTCGGACTCAAACCTATCTGCCGACGGCGCAACTGCTTTACCGCTGGTTGGTCGCACCCCTAGAGGTTGAACTCAAGGCTCAAAAGGTAACCAATCTGGTCTTTTTGATGGATGCTGGATTGCGCACCATGCCCCTGGCCGCGCTCCATGATGGACAACAGTTTCTGATCGAAAAATTTAGTCTGAGTTTGATGCCTAGCTTGAGCTTGGTTGATTTGCGCCCTTCGAATCTCAAGGGTGCTCAAGTTCTCGGCATGGGGGTGTCTCAAAGTACACAGGGACAGGTTCCATTACCCTCGGTTCCGATTGAACTATCAACAATTGGAGAACTCTGGCCTGGGCAGTCCTTTTTAAATGAGAACACCACCCTGGAAAATCTCCAGAAAGCTCGCAGTCAGAAGAATTTTCAAATAATTCACCTGGCGACCCATGGCGAATTCAAACCGGGACCCTTGGGCAATTCTTACATTCAACTCTGGGGAGAGCGGCTGCATCTGGATCAGATGCGCCGACTGGGACTGAGTGCACCTGCCGTTGATTTGTTGACCCTGAGTGCCTGTAAAACCGCTGTGGGGAACGAACAGGCTGAACTCGGATTTGCTGGTATGGCGGTATTGTCTGGTGTGAAAACCGTGGTTGCCAGTCTCTGGTATGTCAGTGATGCAGCCACTGCGGCGTTGATGGCGGAGTTTTACAATCGCTTGAAAACAGCTAAGACCACGTCAGAGGCGCTGCAACAGGCACAGATTGCCATGGCGAGGGGTGAAATTTATCTCCAACAAGACCGCCTTACGGGCTTGGGCTTTGTTGACTCTCTGTTGTTACCAGCGGCCAGTGGCAATTTGCCGGATCAGAATTTTGCTCACCCCTATTACTGGGCAGCATTTACCGTTGTCGGCAATCCTTGGTAG
- a CDS encoding DUF928 domain-containing protein — MPLKLFSPHFLRTCIGLSLNALVVVLPLVAVAQQFSPPPPGSFKPPRSSLPERREGAGTRGPCIKGDKALTPIMPQTNPALTVSAYPSFFWYVPTTPAKIAELVVLDENDQELYKTTLPLTGKPGILSFSMPQTGTQPLEVGQTYHWQFSIVCSPQEPSENAFVEGWIQRVETTPALLSQLKAAKPRQYAAVYAATGIWDDALTTLAQLRLQRPGDPTVVNDWVTLLKSVELGHLAQEPLLP, encoded by the coding sequence ATGCCATTGAAACTATTTTCTCCCCATTTCCTCAGAACTTGTATCGGTCTCTCTCTCAATGCCTTGGTGGTAGTTTTGCCCCTAGTGGCGGTGGCGCAGCAGTTTAGTCCTCCCCCGCCTGGTAGCTTTAAGCCCCCTCGCTCCAGTCTACCGGAACGCCGAGAGGGGGCAGGGACTCGTGGCCCCTGTATCAAGGGTGATAAGGCATTAACTCCAATCATGCCGCAAACCAATCCTGCCTTGACCGTGAGTGCCTATCCCTCCTTCTTCTGGTATGTGCCCACGACCCCTGCTAAGATTGCTGAGTTAGTGGTCTTAGATGAAAATGATCAGGAACTCTACAAAACCACATTACCATTGACCGGAAAGCCTGGAATTCTAAGCTTTTCCATGCCTCAAACTGGGACTCAACCCTTAGAAGTCGGTCAAACCTACCATTGGCAGTTTTCCATTGTGTGTAGCCCCCAAGAGCCTTCTGAAAATGCGTTTGTGGAAGGCTGGATTCAGCGAGTGGAAACAACTCCAGCACTCTTGAGCCAGTTAAAGGCAGCCAAACCACGTCAGTACGCAGCGGTCTATGCAGCGACAGGGATTTGGGATGATGCCCTGACAACCTTGGCTCAACTCCGACTCCAGCGTCCGGGTGACCCTACAGTGGTGAACGACTGGGTAACTCTGCTAAAGTCTGTAGAACTTGGGCATCTCGCCCAAGAACCCTTGTTACCCTAG